The following coding sequences are from one Salvia hispanica cultivar TCC Black 2014 chromosome 3, UniMelb_Shisp_WGS_1.0, whole genome shotgun sequence window:
- the LOC125212653 gene encoding protein EXORDIUM-like 5, with product MLIHLVFLTSLISAAHSHSHNASKQPLNLNSFNPKIPPRGIPASKRFEGSSNLVNLRYHMGPVLSSPINLYLIWYGRWPLSHRLLIRDFLLSISHPSSPSPSVSQWWRTLSLYSDQTSANISSRLRISAEFSDRRYSHGKSLTRLSIQSVIAVDHRSGVFLVLTASDVAMQDFCRAVCGFHYFTFPSEVGYTLPYAWVGNSAAQCPEVCAYPFAVPGYMAGGGPGALRPPNGDPGVDGMISVIAHELAELASNPLVNAWYAGEDPTAPTEIGDLCEGLYGTGGGGGYMGAVMRDSAGRTFNLNGRNGRKFLVQWLWSPLLKACVGPNAIH from the coding sequence ATGCTCATACACTTAGTCTTCCTCACCTCACTAATCTCCGCCGCCCACTCCCACTCCCACAATGCCTCCAAACAGCCCCTCAACTTAAACTCCTTCAACCCCAAGATTCCCCCCCGCGGAATCCCCGCCTCGAAAAGATTCGAAGGGTCCTCCAATCTGGTGAATCTCCGCTACCACATGGGCCCCGTCCTCTCCTCTCCCATCAACCTCTACCTCATCTGGTACGGCCGCTGGCCCCTCTCCCACCGCCTCCTCATCAGAGACTTCCTCCTCTCCATCTCCCACCCCTcctccccctccccctccGTCTCCCAGTGGTGGCGCACCCTCTCCCTCTACTCCGACCAAACCTCCGCCAACATCTCCTCCCGCCTCCGAATCTCCGCCGAATTCTCCGATCGCCGCTACTCCCACGGCAAATCCCTCACCCGCCTCTCCATCCAATCCGTCATCGCCGTCGACCACCGGAGCGGCGTGTTCCTGGTGCTCACGGCCTCGGACGTGGCGATGCAGGACTTCTGCCGCGCGGTGTGCGGGTTCCACTACTTCACGTTCCCGTCCGAGGTCGGGTACACGCTCCCGTACGCGTGGGTCGGCAACTCCGCGGCCCAGTGCCCCGAGGTCTGCGCGTACCCGTTCGCCGTCCCGGGGTACATGGCCGGAGGGGGGCCGGGGGCGCTGCGGCCCCCCAACGGGGACCCGGGGGTGGACGGGATGATCAGCGTGATCGCGCACGAGCTGGCCGAGCTGGCCTCGAACCCGCTCGTCAACGCGTGGTACGCGGGGGAGGACCCCACGGCGCCCACGGAGATCGGGGACCTCTGCGAGGGGCTCTACGGCACCGGGGGCGGCGGAGGGTACATGGGGGCGGTCATGAGGGATTCCGCCGGCCGGACCTTCAATTTGAACGGCCGGAATGGGAGGAAGTTTTTGGTGCAGTGGCTTTGGAGCCCACTTCTCAAAGCTTGTGTCGGCCCCAATGCTATTCATTAA
- the LOC125209776 gene encoding uncharacterized protein LOC125209776, whose amino-acid sequence MDDLWNQAWDSLIQEVQREADEEAAAAATAAIPREIRHRRTIPRDHVGAAERLMADYFSDEPRYPAEIFRRRFRMSRPLFTHIATTSGDSRLVLLRSGRGLHWLIGLSTLRKCTSRTRQTLPMPDR is encoded by the coding sequence atggatgatttgtgGAATCAAGCATGGGATTCTTTGATTCAAGAGGTGCAGAGGGAGGCCGacgaggaggcggcggcggcggcgacggcggcgatCCCTCGTGAGATTCGTCATCGTCGGACAATCCCACGAGACCATGTCGGAGCGGCTGAGCGGCTTATGGCCGACTACTTTAGCGATGAGCCTCGTTACCCGGCTGAGATTTTTCGTCGGCGTTTCAGAATGTCGCGACCGCTATTCACCCATATAGCGACGACATCGGGCGACTCCAGGCTCGTGCTTCTACGCTCCGGGAGGGGATTGCACTGGCTGATCGGGCTTTCTACTTTGCGCAAATGCACCTCTCGCACTAGGCAAACCTTGCCTATGCCGGACCGCTGA
- the LOC125211062 gene encoding protein NUCLEOLAR COMPLEX ASSOCIATED 4-like isoform X1, with the protein MASEKKKQKRKRKKHTLSELKTMGQQLLTSRAHVNNLPLLLSCITPNSPPPHALESLLSLQSFFTPLIPNLPSSSKHPDADPDPEFIYLTWLRSKFDELTQCLIDLVSSSQSDGALREVVLDSIMEFVNVGNAGKFNTAVYHRLLRAIVRSELSVDDVVLDMLAEKYFNYVDVRYSLAVPSKSWLGLWRRKVRTLYTVMILIGGHGSSENKEVSQDVNDLVSRSSIELSIQKMYKLLACIQPLEAVEEKLEMWNESGISSQDKEGKYKKSNDNVLSSKNTAKKMKQKFTKAWISFLSLPLPLDVYKEVLVTLHQSVISHLSNPIMLCDFLTRSYDIGGIVRVMALSSLFILMTQHGLEYPNFYNKLYALLEPSVFMAKHRSKFFQLLGSCLKSSLLPAYLAAAFCKKLSRLALFAPPSGALVIIALVHNLLQRHPSISFLVHREIDPDTIAENNTPDGASEDLFEEKPGIDHFKNEENDPRDTNAMRSSLWEIDTLRHHYSPPVSRFALSLVNDLAVRSRLPEVAVSDFSSGSYVTIFGDEIRRRVKQVALAFYKTTPACLFSELDFPGWTFKDDHQDTSAKRKRVDSIQER; encoded by the exons ATGGCTtcggagaagaagaagcagaagaggaagagaaagaAGCACACTCTCTCGGAGCTCAAAACCATGGGGCAGCAGCTTCTAACATCAAGAGCTCACGTCAACAACCTCCCCCTTCTCCTATCCTGCATCACCCCCAATTCTCCGCCACCACACGCCCTCGAATCTCTCCTCTCACTCCAATCCTTCTTCACTCCTCTCATCCCCAATCTCCCCTCCTCCTCCAAGCATCCCGACGCCGATCCCGACCCCGAATTCATCTACCTCACGTGGCTGCGCTCCAAATTCGACGAGCTGACGCAGTGCCTCATCGACCTCGTCTCCTCCTCCCAATCCGACGGCGCTCTCAGG GAAGTTGTGCTTGATTCGATAATGGAATTTGTGAACGTCGGAAATGCGGGGAAGTTCAATACCGCTGTTTATCACAGGCTTCTCCGTGCTATT GTTCGTTCTGAGCTTAGTGTTGATGACGTTGTATTGGATATGCTAGCAGAGAAGTATTTCAATTACGTTGATGTTCG GTACTCACTTGCAGTTCCTTCGAAAAGCTGGCTCGGACTTTGGAGAAGGAAGGTTCGGACTCTTTATACTGTTATGATACTCATCGGTGGGCATGGATCTAGTG AAAACAAAGAAGTAAGTCAGGATGTGAATGATCTCGTCTCAAGATCAAG CATTGAGCTTTCCATTCAAAAGATGTACAAGTTATTAGCCTGCATCCAACCACTGGAAGCTGTAGAGGAGAAGTTAGAGATGTGGAACGAATCAG GCATCTCCTCACAGGATAAAGAgggaaagtataaaaagtccAATGACAAT GTTTTGTCTTCCAAAAATACtgcaaagaaaatgaaacagaAGTTTACTAAAGCATGGATATCATTCCTCAGTCTGCCTCTTCCTCTTGATGTATACAAAGAG GTTCTTGTAACACTTCATCAGTCTGTCATTTCTCACCTCTCAAACCCCATCATGCTATG TGATTTCTTGACACGATCCTATGACATAGGTGGTATTGTCAGGGTTATGGCTCTCAGCAGCCTCTTTATACTGATGACACAGCATGGCCTTGAGTACCCCAACTTCTATAATAAACTCTATGCTCTGTTGGAGCCCTCTGTGTTTATGGCAAAACATCGATCAAAATTCTTCCAG CTGCTGGGCTCGTGCTTGAAATCATCGCTGCTTCCTGCATATCTGGCTGCTGCTTTCTGCAAGAAATTGAGTAGACTTGCACTGTTTGCCCCTCCTTCAGGAGCATTAGTCATCATCGCTTTGGTTCACAACCTTCTACAGAGGCATCCTTCGATTAGTTTTCTGGTCCATAGG GAAATCGATCCGGATACTATTGCAGAAAACAACACTCCTGATGGTGCGAGCGAGGACTTGTTTGAAGAGAAGCCAGGAATTGATCACTTTAAAAATGAGGAAAATGATCCTAGAGATACCAATGCTATGA GAAGCTCTCTCTGGGAGATCGACACTCTTCGTCATCATTACAGCCCTCCGGTTTCAAG ATTCGCTTTGTCTCTGGTGAATGATTTGGCTGTAAGAAGCAGACTTCCTGAAGTTGCAGTAAGCGATTTCAGTTCGGGTTCATATGTTACAATTTTCGGCGATGAG ATAAGGCGAAGGGTCAAACAGGTGGCGTTGGCGTTCTACAAAACGACTCCCGCGTGCTTGTTTTCTGAGCTGGATTTTCCGGGTTGGACATTCAAAGATGATCACCAAGATACATCTGCAAAACGGAAACGCGTCGATTCG ATTCAAGAACGTTAA
- the LOC125209775 gene encoding uncharacterized protein LOC125209775, with translation MVRRTQSNLVLRQLCKGISPAAPWSGVPTKATPDECQRRLDMHGAYSFLDDGQRLIACIGGVEKPPGGRGKAGFITGIFNDECRGEGPQISFCSNGTPNTSLQPAGAKRQYFARQKQEAARKDVERAFGVLQARWAILRCPARVWHEDDVADIMVACIILHNMIIEDEGFAAERWAPEDGASTSHGVASAPIQMGVPRSNEYLIQRFADIRRSTTHDQLQVDLIEEIWARRGGGVA, from the exons ATGGTGAGACGGACTCAGTCTAACCTCGTGCTCCGGCAGCTTTGTAAGGGCATTTCTCCGGCAGCTCCTTGGTCCGGAGTTCCTACGAAAGCAACCCCTGATGAGTGCCAGAGACGGCTAGATATGCACGGTGCGTACAGCTTCCTGGATGATGGACAAAGATTGATTGCATGCATCGGGGGAGTGGAGAAACCGCCCGGCGGGCGTGGAAAGGCGGGCTTCATCACGGGTATCTTCAATGATGAGTGCCGGGGAGAGGGTCCGCAGATCAGCTTTTGTAGCAACGGCACGCCAA ACACTTCTCTGCAACCGGCTGGAGCGAAGAGACAATATTTTGCGCGCCAAAAACAAGAGGCCGCTAGGAAAGATGTTGAGCGAgcttttggtgtgctccaagcGCGATGGGCCATTCTACGCTGCCCCGCACGAGTGTGGCACGAAGATGATGTCGCGGATATCATGGTAGCGtgtatcatattgcacaatatgataatagaagATGAAGGATTCGCTGCAGAACGTTGGGCGCCGGAAGATGGTGCAAGTACAAGTCACGGTGTTGCCTCCGCGCCGATACAGATGGGTGTACCACGTAGTAATGAATATCTGATCCAACGTTTCGCTGATATACGCAGGAGCACAACACATGACCAACTCCAGGTCGATTTGATTGAAGAGATCTGGGCACGTAGGGGAGGCGGCGTAGCATGA
- the LOC125211063 gene encoding amino acid transporter AVT3B-like has protein sequence MGIRKLTDGESSAHSLPQVETPLLDTSAAGKHAALSSQPKTFANVFIAIVGAGVLGLPYTFMRTGWLTSLITVFVVSIFTYHGMMLLVVTRRRIEESTCSSSNNKIASFGDLGFAVCGEIGRSAVDLMIVLSQAGFCVGYLIFIGNTLANLFSSSYELAASATIWGFSAKTLYIWACFPFELALNSIPSLTLLAPLSIFADIVDLAAMGLVMIEDALLFSRHMPPVEAFGTVSTFFYGLGVAVYSFEGVGMALPLESEMKDKSKFGRILCLTMIFIAAIYGSFGVMGYFAFGSETADIITANMGKGLLSTFVQLGLCINLFFTFPLMMNPVYEVFERRFWEGRYCIWMRWMLVLAVCLVALFVPNFADFLSLVGSSTCCILGFVLPALFHYLTFKDEMSLRRAGFDLGVIVVGTVLAVIGTCYSLEEMISVKV, from the coding sequence ATGGGGATCCGCAAGCTCACCGACGGCGAATCCTCCGCCCATTCCCTGCCGCAAGTAGAAACCCCTCTCCTCGACACCTCCGCCGCCGGAAAGCACGCGGCCCTCTCCTCCCAGCCCAAAACATTCGCCAACGTCTTCATCGCCATCGTCGGCGCCGGCGTCCTCGGCCTCCCCTACACCTTCATGCGCACGGGGTGGCTCACCAGCCTCATCACCGTCTTCGTCGTCTCCATCTTCACCTACCACGGCATGATGCTCCTCGTCGTCACCCGCAGGCGAATCGAGGAATCCACCTGCTCCTcctccaacaacaaaatcGCCTCCTTCGGCGACCTAGGCTTCGCCGTCTGCGGCGAAATCGGCCGATCCGCCGTCGATCTCATGATCGTCCTCTCCCAAGCCGGATTCTGCGTCGGATACCTCATCTTCATCGGCAACACCCTCGCCAATCTCTTCTCCTCCTCGTACGAGCTCGCCGCCTCCGCCACAATTTGGGGATTTTCCGCCAAAACCCTATACATTTGGGCGTGCTTCCCCTTCGAATTAGCCCTAAATTCGATCCCATCCCTAACCCTGCTAGCTCCCCTCAGCATCTTCGCCGACATCGTCGACCTCGCCGCGATGGGCTTAGTCATGATCGAAGACGCCCTCCTATTCAGCCGCCATATGCCGCCGGTGGAGGCGTTCGGCACTGTCTCCACCTTCTTCTACGGCCTCGGCGTCGCGGTCTACTCCTTCGAAGGCGTCGGGATGGCTCTCCCCCTCGAATCAGAGATGAAGGACAAGTCCAAATTCGGGAGAATCCTATGCCTAACGATGATCTTCATCGCCGCAATCTACGGTTCCTTCGGAGTGATGGGATACTTCGCCTTCGGCTCTGAAACCGCAGACATCATCACTGCAAACATGGGGAAAGGGCTGTTAAGCACCTTCGTTCAATTAGGCCTTTGCATCAATCTGTTCTTCACATTCCCATTGATGATGAATCCTGTCTATGAGGTGTTCGAGAGAAGGTTTTGGGAGGGGAGGTACTGCATTTGGATGAGATGGATGCTGGTTTTAGCAGTGTGTTTGGTGGCGCTGTTTGTCCCGAATTTTGCGGATTTCTTGTCGTTGGTCGGGAGCAGCACTTGCTGTATTCTGGGGTTCGTGCTGCCGGCGCTGTTCCATTACCTGACATTCAAGGATGAGATGAGCTTGAGGAGGGCTGGGTTTGATTTGGGGGTGATTGTTGTAGGGACAGTTCTTGCTGTTATAGGAACTTGCTACTCCCTTGAGGAGATGATCTCTGTGAAGGTATGA
- the LOC125211062 gene encoding protein NUCLEOLAR COMPLEX ASSOCIATED 4-like isoform X2 — MASEKKKQKRKRKKHTLSELKTMGQQLLTSRAHVNNLPLLLSCITPNSPPPHALESLLSLQSFFTPLIPNLPSSSKHPDADPDPEFIYLTWLRSKFDELTQCLIDLVSSSQSDGALREVVLDSIMEFVNVGNAGKFNTAVYHRLLRAIVRSELSVDDVVLDMLAEKYFNYVDVRYSLAVPSKSWLGLWRRKVRTLYTVMILIENKEVSQDVNDLVSRSSIELSIQKMYKLLACIQPLEAVEEKLEMWNESGISSQDKEGKYKKSNDNVLSSKNTAKKMKQKFTKAWISFLSLPLPLDVYKEVLVTLHQSVISHLSNPIMLCDFLTRSYDIGGIVRVMALSSLFILMTQHGLEYPNFYNKLYALLEPSVFMAKHRSKFFQLLGSCLKSSLLPAYLAAAFCKKLSRLALFAPPSGALVIIALVHNLLQRHPSISFLVHREIDPDTIAENNTPDGASEDLFEEKPGIDHFKNEENDPRDTNAMRSSLWEIDTLRHHYSPPVSRFALSLVNDLAVRSRLPEVAVSDFSSGSYVTIFGDEIRRRVKQVALAFYKTTPACLFSELDFPGWTFKDDHQDTSAKRKRVDSIQER, encoded by the exons ATGGCTtcggagaagaagaagcagaagaggaagagaaagaAGCACACTCTCTCGGAGCTCAAAACCATGGGGCAGCAGCTTCTAACATCAAGAGCTCACGTCAACAACCTCCCCCTTCTCCTATCCTGCATCACCCCCAATTCTCCGCCACCACACGCCCTCGAATCTCTCCTCTCACTCCAATCCTTCTTCACTCCTCTCATCCCCAATCTCCCCTCCTCCTCCAAGCATCCCGACGCCGATCCCGACCCCGAATTCATCTACCTCACGTGGCTGCGCTCCAAATTCGACGAGCTGACGCAGTGCCTCATCGACCTCGTCTCCTCCTCCCAATCCGACGGCGCTCTCAGG GAAGTTGTGCTTGATTCGATAATGGAATTTGTGAACGTCGGAAATGCGGGGAAGTTCAATACCGCTGTTTATCACAGGCTTCTCCGTGCTATT GTTCGTTCTGAGCTTAGTGTTGATGACGTTGTATTGGATATGCTAGCAGAGAAGTATTTCAATTACGTTGATGTTCG GTACTCACTTGCAGTTCCTTCGAAAAGCTGGCTCGGACTTTGGAGAAGGAAGGTTCGGACTCTTTATACTGTTATGATACTCATCG AAAACAAAGAAGTAAGTCAGGATGTGAATGATCTCGTCTCAAGATCAAG CATTGAGCTTTCCATTCAAAAGATGTACAAGTTATTAGCCTGCATCCAACCACTGGAAGCTGTAGAGGAGAAGTTAGAGATGTGGAACGAATCAG GCATCTCCTCACAGGATAAAGAgggaaagtataaaaagtccAATGACAAT GTTTTGTCTTCCAAAAATACtgcaaagaaaatgaaacagaAGTTTACTAAAGCATGGATATCATTCCTCAGTCTGCCTCTTCCTCTTGATGTATACAAAGAG GTTCTTGTAACACTTCATCAGTCTGTCATTTCTCACCTCTCAAACCCCATCATGCTATG TGATTTCTTGACACGATCCTATGACATAGGTGGTATTGTCAGGGTTATGGCTCTCAGCAGCCTCTTTATACTGATGACACAGCATGGCCTTGAGTACCCCAACTTCTATAATAAACTCTATGCTCTGTTGGAGCCCTCTGTGTTTATGGCAAAACATCGATCAAAATTCTTCCAG CTGCTGGGCTCGTGCTTGAAATCATCGCTGCTTCCTGCATATCTGGCTGCTGCTTTCTGCAAGAAATTGAGTAGACTTGCACTGTTTGCCCCTCCTTCAGGAGCATTAGTCATCATCGCTTTGGTTCACAACCTTCTACAGAGGCATCCTTCGATTAGTTTTCTGGTCCATAGG GAAATCGATCCGGATACTATTGCAGAAAACAACACTCCTGATGGTGCGAGCGAGGACTTGTTTGAAGAGAAGCCAGGAATTGATCACTTTAAAAATGAGGAAAATGATCCTAGAGATACCAATGCTATGA GAAGCTCTCTCTGGGAGATCGACACTCTTCGTCATCATTACAGCCCTCCGGTTTCAAG ATTCGCTTTGTCTCTGGTGAATGATTTGGCTGTAAGAAGCAGACTTCCTGAAGTTGCAGTAAGCGATTTCAGTTCGGGTTCATATGTTACAATTTTCGGCGATGAG ATAAGGCGAAGGGTCAAACAGGTGGCGTTGGCGTTCTACAAAACGACTCCCGCGTGCTTGTTTTCTGAGCTGGATTTTCCGGGTTGGACATTCAAAGATGATCACCAAGATACATCTGCAAAACGGAAACGCGTCGATTCG ATTCAAGAACGTTAA